A single region of the Aeromonas hydrophila subsp. hydrophila ATCC 7966 genome encodes:
- a CDS encoding transcriptional initiation protein Tat, protein MSDEQLKDPSRRNLIKGVGVVATIGVLAGATGRVVGKEVLTHDTEPDKGYRETPHVHDFYRTLRGTD, encoded by the coding sequence ATGAGCGATGAACAGCTGAAAGACCCGTCCCGCCGCAATCTGATCAAGGGGGTGGGGGTGGTTGCCACCATAGGCGTGCTGGCCGGTGCCACCGGTCGGGTGGTGGGCAAGGAGGTGCTGACCCACGACACCGAGCCCGACAAGGGCTATCGGGAGACCCCCCACGTTCACGACTTTTATCGCACCCTGCGCGGCACCGACTGA
- a CDS encoding TorD/DmsD family molecular chaperone gives MTEQRNDYPEAPAMTDLDRNSADMYALLASLWRAAPRGEQLAWLQGLQAMPGPFARGLGLVQLAASSHHENELAEEYQDLFIGLGRGEIVPFASWYLTGSLMELPLAVLRADLQSLGFERQSGVCEPEDHLAALCEVMAVLIGEQHPEHNRFYERHLAPWVLACCRDQQQAKGGSFYRAVGALAEDFFKLEQELRLPFGSPVVTQP, from the coding sequence ATGACTGAACAACGCAATGACTACCCGGAGGCGCCGGCAATGACCGACCTGGATCGCAATAGCGCCGACATGTACGCCCTGCTGGCGAGCCTCTGGCGCGCCGCCCCCCGAGGCGAACAGCTCGCCTGGCTGCAAGGGTTGCAGGCCATGCCCGGCCCCTTTGCCAGAGGGCTGGGGCTGGTGCAGCTGGCGGCCAGCAGCCACCACGAGAATGAGCTTGCCGAGGAGTATCAGGATCTCTTTATCGGGCTGGGGCGCGGGGAGATAGTGCCGTTTGCCTCCTGGTATCTCACCGGCTCTTTGATGGAGCTGCCGCTGGCAGTGCTGCGCGCAGACCTGCAGTCGCTAGGTTTCGAGCGCCAGAGCGGAGTGTGTGAGCCGGAAGATCATCTGGCCGCCCTCTGTGAGGTGATGGCGGTACTGATTGGCGAGCAGCACCCGGAGCACAACCGCTTCTATGAGCGCCACCTTGCCCCCTGGGTACTGGCCTGCTGCCGCGATCAGCAACAGGCGAAAGGGGGCAGCTTCTACCGGGCGGTCGGTGCCCTTGCCGAAGACTTTTTCAAACTGGAACAGGAACTGCGCCTGCCCTTTGGCAGCCCGGTGGTGACGCAGCCATGA
- a CDS encoding 4Fe-4S binding protein, producing MSIEQPITTSVTTLTANGVAARNERARAHALQHTVKTDNLIPATISYQSQGRLLLVGPEDRIRRAASLLPQGVMPTLLVTESVFDAEAADLEAIFEATATLDALTLREPSLTGYLGQFQLTGLNGQGERISLAALCFPQQATVGSEPCFDLVADLGRTPLFALERPPVGYLHLADDDGLAARLAEICALTGIFDKPRYFRLDPEACAFTARGVPGCSRCLDVCPTDALKPINGRIQIDPHLCQGFGSCASACPTGAIAYHQPDANTSGDYLFRLIKHYREAGGDAPQLLIAADNEREWVEAELAALPTNWLPVWVEESASLGIESWLAALAYGASAVRIALGDDAPASVRALVERELASAAVLLAGAGLSADRIALFSVDAEQDKPISCEPAVALLDKPLKGDKRENLFAAFDALWQANEGSRELLAVPHGAPYGSVELKGADCTLCMGCVAVCPSRALHAVGHAPGLNFIEQDCIQCGMCEKACPEQAIVLMPRLQPVPEARRAVQSLKAEEAACCIRCGKPFAPASLIRRIQQKLAGHSHFQNEAAQRLLMCEECRVKDVFAALAADPAAQLKV from the coding sequence GTGAGCATCGAACAACCCATAACAACATCCGTCACAACTCTGACCGCCAATGGCGTGGCTGCGCGCAACGAACGTGCCCGCGCCCATGCCCTGCAGCATACGGTCAAGACCGACAACCTGATCCCGGCCACCATCTCCTACCAGAGTCAGGGGCGCTTGCTGCTGGTCGGCCCGGAAGACCGCATTCGCCGCGCCGCCAGTCTGTTGCCCCAAGGCGTGATGCCGACCCTGCTGGTGACCGAATCCGTTTTTGACGCCGAGGCGGCGGATCTCGAGGCCATCTTCGAGGCTACCGCCACCCTGGATGCCCTGACCCTGCGCGAGCCGAGCCTGACCGGGTATCTCGGCCAGTTCCAGCTCACCGGCCTAAATGGTCAGGGTGAGCGTATCTCTCTGGCGGCGCTCTGTTTTCCACAACAAGCGACGGTCGGTAGCGAGCCGTGCTTCGATCTGGTGGCCGATCTGGGCCGCACCCCGCTGTTTGCGCTGGAGCGCCCGCCGGTGGGCTATCTGCATCTGGCTGATGACGATGGGCTGGCCGCACGGCTTGCCGAGATCTGTGCGCTGACCGGTATCTTCGACAAGCCGCGCTATTTTCGCCTCGACCCCGAGGCCTGCGCCTTTACCGCCCGCGGCGTGCCCGGTTGCAGCCGCTGCCTCGATGTCTGCCCGACCGATGCCCTCAAGCCCATCAATGGTCGCATCCAGATCGATCCCCATCTCTGTCAGGGCTTCGGTAGCTGCGCCTCGGCCTGTCCGACCGGGGCGATTGCCTATCACCAGCCCGACGCCAACACCAGCGGCGACTACTTGTTCCGATTGATCAAGCACTACCGGGAGGCGGGAGGCGACGCGCCCCAGTTGTTGATTGCCGCTGATAATGAGCGCGAATGGGTGGAGGCCGAGCTTGCTGCTCTGCCCACCAACTGGCTGCCGGTCTGGGTGGAGGAGAGCGCCAGCTTAGGCATCGAGAGCTGGCTGGCCGCCCTTGCCTATGGCGCGAGCGCGGTGCGCATCGCGCTCGGTGACGATGCCCCCGCCAGCGTCCGTGCGCTGGTTGAGCGGGAGCTGGCGAGCGCCGCCGTGCTGCTGGCGGGCGCCGGCCTTAGCGCCGATCGCATCGCGCTGTTTAGCGTTGATGCCGAGCAAGATAAGCCTATCTCCTGTGAGCCAGCTGTTGCCCTGCTGGACAAGCCGCTGAAAGGGGATAAACGGGAGAACCTGTTTGCCGCCTTCGACGCCCTCTGGCAGGCCAACGAGGGGAGCCGCGAGCTGCTGGCGGTGCCCCACGGCGCCCCTTACGGCAGCGTCGAGCTCAAAGGCGCTGACTGCACCCTCTGCATGGGCTGCGTGGCGGTCTGCCCGAGCCGCGCCCTGCATGCGGTGGGCCATGCCCCCGGCCTCAACTTTATCGAGCAGGACTGCATCCAGTGCGGCATGTGCGAAAAGGCGTGCCCCGAGCAGGCCATCGTGCTGATGCCCCGCCTGCAACCGGTGCCCGAGGCGCGCCGCGCCGTCCAGAGCCTCAAAGCCGAAGAGGCCGCCTGCTGCATTCGCTGTGGCAAGCCGTTTGCGCCAGCCTCCCTTATCCGCCGCATCCAGCAGAAACTGGCCGGTCACTCCCACTTCCAGAACGAAGCCGCCCAGCGGCTGCTGATGTGCGAGGAGTGCCGGGTCAAGGATGTGTTTGCGGCGCTGGCGGCGGATCCTGCCGCCCAGCTCAAGGTGTGA
- a CDS encoding DUF3306 domain-containing protein — MSEFLKRWSSRKSEARKHQPLQPREKAIPEVVAAPIEGSGEGETPVTELDGRVVSTYSGSDVPLPLEGDKPRGSEPKTAPSEKPALPDREALRAMFRSHKPDGLDDYTQDFSQPELLPAALSAGLRNWLVEQATAPDGEAPHLSSAAPESAIVAATAITSEPQGLADNHSQNPTDDRDILVDHDGQNVPTKGRGMEHLGS, encoded by the coding sequence ATGAGTGAGTTCCTCAAGCGCTGGTCGTCTCGCAAGAGTGAGGCGCGCAAGCATCAGCCATTGCAGCCACGAGAAAAAGCCATTCCCGAGGTGGTTGCAGCCCCCATCGAAGGCAGTGGTGAAGGTGAAACGCCAGTTACAGAGCTGGATGGCCGCGTAGTCAGTACTTACAGTGGGAGTGATGTTCCGCTCCCCCTCGAAGGGGACAAGCCGCGCGGATCAGAGCCGAAAACGGCCCCTTCAGAGAAGCCGGCACTCCCTGACAGGGAGGCGCTGCGCGCCATGTTTCGCAGCCACAAGCCGGATGGGCTCGACGACTACACCCAGGATTTCAGTCAGCCCGAATTGCTGCCCGCAGCCCTGAGCGCCGGGCTGCGCAACTGGCTGGTGGAGCAGGCAACGGCGCCCGATGGTGAAGCGCCTCACTTATCCTCCGCCGCACCCGAATCGGCGATTGTGGCCGCCACGGCCATAACCAGCGAGCCGCAAGGGTTGGCTGATAACCATTCTCAAAACCCTACCGACGATCGGGACATTTTGGTTGACCATGATGGACAAAATGTCCCAACCAAGGGTAGGGGAATGGAGCATTTGGGATCCTGA
- a CDS encoding DUF3305 domain-containing protein — MGAVTVQDTTNTLPPQRWLQLELKAIDSQVGRWQSRRFEIAALHPAEPEAAGALPLTLFRDERGDYRFNLSSGSPRLFVTGSRVDNGFVADGLTLSQTVAAAYMDGERQVLSCPLPEALQAWVEAFIGRHGELLEARRKGKKGKGRAQDQLGVDSQDQASCGAVKATGPDGRERGCNAGNSAGTCAGNKAGNSAHE; from the coding sequence ATGGGAGCCGTGACAGTGCAAGACACAACCAATACCTTGCCCCCGCAGCGCTGGCTGCAACTGGAGTTAAAGGCCATCGACAGCCAGGTTGGCCGCTGGCAGAGCCGCCGTTTCGAGATTGCGGCGCTCCACCCCGCCGAACCCGAGGCTGCCGGTGCCTTGCCCCTTACCCTGTTTCGCGACGAGCGGGGGGATTATCGCTTCAATTTGAGCTCCGGCTCGCCCCGCCTCTTTGTCACCGGAAGCCGCGTGGACAATGGCTTTGTGGCCGACGGCCTCACCCTGAGTCAGACCGTGGCCGCCGCCTATATGGATGGCGAGCGGCAGGTGCTCTCCTGCCCGCTGCCCGAAGCGCTGCAAGCCTGGGTGGAGGCCTTTATCGGTCGTCACGGTGAGCTGCTGGAGGCTCGTCGCAAGGGCAAGAAGGGCAAGGGGCGGGCGCAGGATCAGCTCGGTGTCGATAGCCAGGATCAAGCCAGCTGTGGCGCCGTCAAGGCCACCGGCCCCGATGGCCGCGAGCGTGGCTGCAATGCTGGAAACAGTGCCGGAACCTGTGCCGGAAACAAGGCCGGAAACAGCGCCCATGAGTGA
- a CDS encoding type I restriction enzyme HsdR N-terminal domain-containing protein → MDFLKFDFCKLNEQDVREEIIAPLLRELGYRSGTSNNIIREQTLTYAKSSLGRKKATDPYLKGRADYILETENNVRWIIEAKSPSSDITEEDIQQAWTYANHPEVRAYYYVLCNGLFLYVYITNKGPQNGVIFSSSYDDLSEKFIQLKNILSPEAIIRDLKDIELDLEPPIGEGLRSTATVVNGQIVFRSNSLQMSHLQGLTLSVKSGFIKRGEDNNIIADIHTVSPFHQLQEINERLGLHKIKAIGKVGTLSSNKNLLTELEYFTSSTLLQGESMLDLSTMNTVILPIAINVETSTYISGFLEKSEFKGRFSSTMNYVGIMRVSLDGEFNILLS, encoded by the coding sequence ATGGATTTTTTGAAGTTTGATTTTTGCAAACTAAATGAACAGGATGTTAGAGAGGAAATAATTGCGCCTTTGTTGAGAGAGTTGGGATATCGTTCTGGAACATCTAATAATATAATCCGAGAGCAGACATTAACATATGCCAAGTCATCTCTAGGGCGTAAAAAAGCAACAGACCCATATTTAAAAGGTCGAGCAGATTATATACTAGAGACTGAGAATAATGTCAGATGGATAATTGAGGCAAAGTCGCCAAGCTCTGACATAACCGAAGAGGATATTCAACAAGCATGGACTTATGCAAACCACCCTGAAGTTAGAGCTTATTACTATGTCTTGTGCAATGGTCTTTTTTTATATGTTTATATAACCAATAAAGGGCCTCAGAATGGAGTCATTTTTTCCTCCAGTTACGATGATCTTTCAGAAAAATTCATTCAATTGAAAAACATACTATCACCAGAAGCTATAATTCGTGATCTGAAGGACATTGAGTTGGATCTTGAGCCACCGATAGGTGAGGGGCTTAGGTCTACTGCAACAGTTGTGAATGGCCAAATAGTGTTTCGTAGTAACTCACTTCAGATGTCACATTTACAAGGGCTGACTTTATCGGTGAAAAGTGGCTTTATAAAGAGAGGGGAAGATAATAACATTATTGCTGACATACATACAGTATCACCATTTCATCAGTTACAAGAAATAAATGAAAGGCTGGGTCTGCACAAAATAAAAGCTATAGGTAAGGTTGGCACCCTATCTTCCAACAAAAACTTATTGACTGAGCTTGAGTACTTTACATCAAGTACGCTTCTTCAAGGAGAGTCAATGTTAGACTTGTCAACTATGAATACAGTAATTTTACCTATCGCAATTAATGTCGAGACAAGTACATATATTTCTGGTTTTTTAGAAAAAAGTGAATTTAAAGGTCGCTTTAGTTCGACAATGAATTATGTTGGGATAATGAGAGTATCTTTAGATGGTGAATTTAATATATTGCTGTCGTAA
- a CDS encoding formate dehydrogenase accessory sulfurtransferase FdhD: protein MTPTFIKSNAAAQLTMAVEVMDEQGQLQTRQIACERPLTVYLNWKEIVTLMTLGARPEALVLGYLKNQGFIEDIAAIESVIVDWESEAAAVVSSQQAADLDKSLEKKTVTSGCGQGTMYGSVMKKLEGVVLAAPELKQSTLYALLKALSAHNETYKMAGAVHGCAICRGAEILSFVEDVGRHNAVDTLAGELWMRGEAGHDKIFYTTGRLTSEMVIKVAQMGIPVLLSRSGVTQMGLDLARQLGITMIARAKGRHFEVFSGHDHLVLDEKPPVLAPGSAGRGMRD from the coding sequence ATGACACCGACCTTTATCAAAAGCAATGCCGCAGCCCAGCTCACCATGGCCGTCGAGGTGATGGATGAGCAGGGGCAGTTGCAAACCCGCCAAATCGCCTGTGAGCGACCACTGACGGTCTACCTCAACTGGAAGGAAATCGTAACCCTGATGACGCTGGGGGCCCGCCCCGAGGCGCTGGTGCTGGGTTATCTCAAAAATCAGGGCTTTATCGAGGATATTGCGGCCATCGAATCGGTGATCGTCGACTGGGAGAGCGAGGCCGCCGCCGTGGTGAGCAGCCAGCAGGCCGCCGATCTCGACAAATCCCTGGAGAAGAAGACGGTCACCTCCGGCTGCGGTCAGGGCACCATGTATGGCAGCGTGATGAAGAAGCTCGAAGGGGTGGTCTTGGCGGCGCCCGAGCTTAAACAGAGCACCCTCTACGCCCTGCTCAAGGCGCTGTCGGCCCATAACGAAACCTACAAGATGGCGGGGGCCGTGCATGGTTGCGCCATCTGTCGCGGCGCTGAGATCCTCTCCTTTGTCGAAGACGTGGGGCGCCACAATGCGGTGGATACCCTGGCGGGCGAGCTCTGGATGCGCGGCGAGGCAGGCCACGACAAGATCTTCTACACCACCGGGCGGCTCACCTCGGAGATGGTGATCAAGGTGGCGCAGATGGGCATTCCGGTGCTGCTGTCGCGCTCCGGCGTCACCCAGATGGGGCTGGATCTCGCCCGTCAGCTCGGCATCACCATGATTGCCCGCGCCAAGGGACGCCACTTCGAGGTATTCAGCGGCCACGACCATCTCGTGCTGGACGAGAAGCCGCCGGTGCTGGCGCCCGGTTCAGCCGGTCGCGGGATGCGGGATTAA
- a CDS encoding helix-turn-helix transcriptional regulator, whose translation MNVKQVAEYLDLNEKKVYQLANEARIPATKATGKWLFPRSLLDRWLLGSCHEGVMNDRLLLAGSDDVLLHYASSRLAQQLGTQALVGYTPCGTRQGLAMLARGHVDLCAIHWGQAEEAHLRHPALVQQYQGHRQWVIVHGFRRVQGLVLRRGLQPKEARQALDWRWAMRQEGAGSQRALQEWLQTQGESLTRLERIIEVNSERELAAAISRGDAEVGPGAQSTATEFGLDFMPLSQECFDLVMPQGVFFRTLLQQLIGWLQSPEGRELAARLGGYDLTQSGKLVWSPQ comes from the coding sequence ATGAACGTGAAGCAGGTGGCGGAATACCTCGATCTCAACGAGAAGAAGGTCTACCAGCTCGCCAACGAGGCGCGCATCCCCGCCACCAAGGCGACCGGCAAGTGGCTGTTTCCCCGCTCCCTGCTCGATCGCTGGCTGCTTGGCAGCTGCCACGAGGGGGTGATGAACGACCGGCTGCTGCTGGCGGGCTCCGACGACGTGCTGCTCCACTACGCCAGCAGCCGTTTGGCCCAGCAGCTCGGCACCCAGGCACTGGTGGGCTACACCCCGTGCGGCACCCGTCAGGGGTTGGCGATGCTGGCGCGCGGCCATGTGGATCTCTGCGCCATCCACTGGGGCCAGGCCGAAGAGGCCCACCTGCGCCATCCGGCGCTGGTACAGCAGTATCAGGGCCACCGGCAATGGGTGATCGTTCATGGATTTCGGCGGGTGCAGGGGCTGGTGCTGCGCCGGGGCTTGCAACCGAAAGAGGCGAGACAGGCGCTCGACTGGCGCTGGGCCATGCGCCAGGAGGGGGCCGGCAGCCAGCGCGCCCTGCAGGAGTGGCTGCAAACCCAGGGGGAGTCGCTGACCCGGCTGGAGCGTATTATCGAGGTCAACAGCGAGCGAGAGCTGGCCGCCGCCATCAGCCGCGGCGATGCCGAAGTCGGGCCCGGCGCCCAGAGCACCGCCACCGAGTTCGGCCTCGACTTCATGCCGCTCTCCCAGGAGTGCTTCGATCTGGTGATGCCGCAGGGGGTCTTCTTTCGCACCCTGCTGCAGCAGCTGATCGGCTGGCTGCAATCCCCCGAGGGGCGCGAGCTGGCGGCCCGCCTCGGCGGCTATGACCTGACCCAGAGTGGCAAGCTGGTGTGGAGCCCGCAGTAA
- a CDS encoding sensor histidine kinase has protein sequence MRLAQIPGLLRTKVRWRLLLLTSVPIMLTLAGMIGLTLYWTLTYSWQNLLTTVRSDLGVAHHAVSVQQQRQAEHLEHLRDAWAFQLQLRESPARLRQWVMPLAANYGLDFLRLRSGSELDLLPAQDRAALAAGRSVSHFVVWSREQLLALSPALASRAVLEREYDPVAGQETRGLVSLSLTPVMGRDGNLWGVLEGGELINGSTRLVDELKGQVFAKNTLPAGSIGTVTLFLGDLRVSTNVPASSSRQLGRAVGTRVSAPVREQVLGRGEPWIDRAFVHDAWYVSGYEPLLGANGERIGMLYVGFLEWPIIRTYLTNLLELGSGVVVLLLLSGLLVYRGARDLFTPIERMHKVVRQVQAGQPARIGVLALDPDHELAQLGRQFDAMLDQQAAHQQQLARSADELEQKVAERTQSLEQKTAELEHHIHMLTQARQQLLISEKLAALGELCAGVAHEINNPLAVILGNVELMKLELGEAAEPVSEELALVLAQIERIRAITRSLLQYSRPGDYETAPVWQHLTPIIEESLTLVRSALRQQQVNLVADLRAQQPIEADRQQLLQVLINLLVNASHALGEQGEIRVESRDWLDDAGALQGAEVRVIDNGSGIEAAIIDKIFDPFFTTRATGTGLGLALSHRIISRWGGELLVDSSPGQGSCFTIRLRSHARLASGGESTRLEGWRIALNAEGREAGGDHPS, from the coding sequence ATGAGGCTGGCGCAGATCCCTGGGTTGCTCAGAACCAAGGTGCGCTGGCGTCTGCTGCTGCTCACCTCGGTGCCCATCATGCTGACCCTGGCCGGCATGATCGGGCTGACGCTTTACTGGACCCTCACCTACAGCTGGCAGAATCTGCTCACCACGGTGCGCAGCGACCTTGGCGTCGCCCACCACGCGGTGAGCGTGCAGCAGCAGCGCCAGGCCGAGCACCTCGAGCACCTGCGCGATGCCTGGGCCTTCCAGCTGCAGCTGCGTGAATCCCCCGCCCGTTTGCGCCAATGGGTGATGCCGCTGGCCGCCAACTACGGCCTCGATTTTTTGCGCCTGCGCAGCGGCAGCGAGCTGGATCTGCTGCCGGCGCAGGATCGCGCGGCCCTCGCCGCCGGGCGCAGCGTCAGCCACTTCGTGGTCTGGTCGCGGGAGCAACTGCTGGCGCTCTCGCCCGCGCTGGCCAGCCGCGCCGTGCTGGAGCGGGAATATGATCCGGTGGCGGGGCAGGAGACCCGCGGCCTGGTCAGTCTCTCGCTGACCCCGGTGATGGGGCGGGACGGCAACCTCTGGGGCGTGCTGGAGGGGGGCGAGCTCATCAACGGCAGCACCCGGCTGGTGGATGAGCTCAAGGGCCAGGTGTTTGCCAAGAACACCCTGCCGGCCGGCAGCATCGGCACCGTCACCCTGTTTCTCGGCGATCTGCGGGTGAGCACCAACGTGCCCGCCAGCAGCAGTCGCCAGCTGGGGCGGGCGGTGGGCACCCGGGTGTCGGCGCCGGTGCGCGAGCAGGTGCTGGGACGCGGTGAGCCCTGGATTGATCGCGCCTTCGTGCACGACGCCTGGTATGTGTCGGGCTACGAGCCGCTCTTGGGCGCCAATGGCGAGCGCATCGGCATGCTCTACGTCGGTTTTCTCGAGTGGCCCATCATCCGTACCTACCTCACCAACCTGCTGGAGCTGGGCTCCGGCGTGGTGGTGTTGCTGCTGCTCTCCGGCCTGCTGGTCTATCGCGGCGCGCGGGACTTGTTCACCCCCATCGAGCGGATGCACAAGGTGGTGCGCCAGGTGCAGGCGGGTCAACCGGCCCGCATCGGCGTGCTGGCCCTCGACCCCGATCACGAGCTGGCCCAGCTCGGGCGCCAGTTCGACGCCATGCTGGACCAGCAGGCGGCGCACCAGCAGCAGCTGGCCCGCAGCGCCGACGAGCTGGAGCAGAAGGTGGCCGAGCGCACCCAGAGCCTTGAGCAGAAGACCGCCGAGCTCGAGCACCACATCCACATGCTGACCCAGGCCCGCCAGCAGCTGCTGATCAGCGAGAAGCTGGCGGCCCTCGGCGAGCTCTGCGCCGGGGTGGCCCACGAGATCAACAACCCGCTGGCGGTGATCCTCGGCAATGTGGAGCTGATGAAGCTGGAGCTGGGGGAGGCGGCAGAGCCGGTGAGCGAGGAGCTGGCGCTGGTGCTGGCCCAGATCGAGCGCATTCGCGCCATCACCCGCAGCCTGCTGCAATATTCGCGCCCCGGCGACTACGAGACGGCGCCGGTGTGGCAGCACCTCACCCCCATCATTGAGGAGAGCCTGACCCTGGTGCGCTCCGCCCTGCGCCAGCAACAGGTGAACCTGGTGGCCGATCTCAGGGCCCAGCAGCCCATCGAGGCGGATCGCCAGCAGTTGCTGCAGGTGCTGATAAACCTCTTGGTCAACGCCAGCCATGCGCTGGGGGAGCAGGGGGAGATCCGGGTCGAGAGCCGCGACTGGCTGGATGACGCCGGGGCCCTGCAGGGGGCCGAAGTGCGGGTCATCGACAACGGCAGCGGCATCGAGGCGGCCATCATCGACAAGATCTTCGACCCCTTCTTCACTACCCGCGCCACCGGCACCGGGCTGGGGCTGGCCCTGAGCCACCGCATCATCAGCCGCTGGGGCGGGGAGCTGTTGGTGGATTCCTCCCCGGGGCAGGGTAGCTGTTTTACCATTCGCCTGCGCAGCCACGCCCGGCTGGCCAGCGGCGGCGAAAGCACCCGGCTGGAGGGGTGGCGCATCGCCCTCAACGCCGAGGGGCGTGAGGCCGGTGGCGACCACCCGTCTTAA
- a CDS encoding sigma-54-dependent transcriptional regulator, which translates to MTAPASRWSALSLLIVDDEPGMRSFLAKALARRFAQIETAASVEEAEALRCRLHFDLIIADIRLPGRSGIEWHEAIDPATRRSDIIFMTGFGDMETALKALRLGASDFILKPFNLDQMVQAVDRVIERRQMERENLLLRREVSKLFPPTLIGDSAKTRELKTLIARVASSNAAVLVEGESGTGKELVARALHQLSGRMGAFVPLNCASIAPELLESELFGHVQGAFTGARKGRDGLFRVAHQGTLFLDEIGEMPLAMQASLLRALEQKAIRPVGAERELSVDVRIVAATNRNLKAEVEAGRFREDLFYRLNVVALPVAPLRERIDDIPALVHHFTRQLTAEMGMGALHWTHEDVVAMQAYPWPGNVRELRNLIERCLLLGKPPAEYWQSAKPAESARGEEGYPLEWALAEVEKAHILQVVASHDGNKSAASRVLGVARKTLERKFKEWAIE; encoded by the coding sequence ATGACTGCACCCGCCAGCCGCTGGTCCGCCCTCTCCCTGCTCATCGTCGACGACGAACCCGGCATGCGCAGCTTCCTCGCCAAGGCGCTGGCCCGCCGCTTCGCCCAGATAGAGACGGCCGCCAGCGTGGAGGAGGCCGAAGCCCTGCGCTGCCGCCTGCATTTTGATCTCATCATCGCCGATATCCGCCTGCCGGGGCGCTCCGGCATCGAGTGGCACGAGGCCATCGACCCCGCCACCCGGCGCAGCGACATCATCTTCATGACCGGTTTCGGCGACATGGAGACCGCCCTCAAGGCGTTGCGGCTCGGCGCCAGCGACTTCATTCTCAAACCCTTCAACCTGGATCAGATGGTGCAGGCGGTGGACCGGGTCATCGAGCGCCGCCAGATGGAGCGGGAGAACCTGCTGCTGCGCCGGGAGGTGAGCAAGCTGTTCCCGCCCACCCTGATCGGCGACAGCGCCAAGACCCGCGAGCTCAAGACGCTGATCGCCCGGGTCGCCTCCTCCAACGCCGCCGTGCTGGTGGAGGGGGAGTCCGGCACGGGCAAGGAGCTGGTGGCCCGCGCCCTGCACCAGCTCTCCGGCCGGATGGGGGCCTTCGTGCCGCTCAACTGCGCCTCCATCGCCCCCGAGCTGCTCGAAAGCGAGCTGTTCGGCCACGTGCAGGGGGCCTTTACCGGCGCCCGCAAGGGGCGCGACGGCCTGTTCCGGGTCGCCCACCAGGGGACGCTGTTTCTGGACGAGATCGGCGAGATGCCGCTCGCCATGCAGGCTTCCCTGCTGCGGGCGCTGGAGCAGAAAGCCATCCGCCCGGTGGGGGCAGAGCGGGAGCTTTCGGTGGACGTGCGCATCGTCGCCGCCACCAACCGCAACCTGAAGGCGGAGGTGGAGGCGGGCCGTTTTCGTGAAGACCTCTTCTATCGCCTCAACGTGGTGGCGCTGCCGGTGGCCCCCCTGCGCGAGCGCATCGACGACATCCCCGCCCTGGTGCACCACTTCACCCGCCAGCTCACCGCCGAGATGGGCATGGGCGCCCTGCACTGGACCCACGAGGACGTGGTGGCCATGCAGGCCTACCCCTGGCCCGGCAACGTGCGCGAGCTGCGCAACCTCATCGAGCGCTGCCTGCTGCTGGGCAAGCCGCCCGCCGAATACTGGCAGAGCGCCAAGCCTGCCGAGTCGGCACGGGGGGAGGAGGGCTATCCGCTGGAGTGGGCGCTGGCCGAGGTGGAGAAGGCCCACATCCTGCAGGTGGTGGCGAGCCATGATGGCAACAAGTCGGCCGCCTCCCGGGTACTGGGGGTGGCGCGCAAGACCCTGGAGCGCAAGTTCAAGGAGTGGGCCATCGAATGA